In a single window of the Rhodamnia argentea isolate NSW1041297 chromosome 2, ASM2092103v1, whole genome shotgun sequence genome:
- the LOC115756460 gene encoding cytochrome P450 72A397-like, with protein sequence MEVSTKSFVLAAVLVVLATLVWRVVNWVWLRPKRLERLLWQQGLAGEPYTFLFGDVKENARLLKEAKSKPIAISDDIKPRLFPFLHRSFQTYGKDSFMWMGPTPRVNITNPEQLKEIFSKIYDYTKPTSNPLVKLLFDGLANHEGEKWARHRKIINPAFHMEKLKLMLPAFYSSCTEMVNRWEKLVSEERSCEVEAWVDLQNLTRDVISRTAFGSSFEEGKRIFELQEEQILLTAKALRSVYILGWRFVPTKMNRRMKSIDKEVRALLTDIIRKREKAIRVGEAASNDLLGLLLESNMKENIGMSLHDVIEECKLFYFAGQETTSVLLVWTMVLLSVHPDWQARAREEVLQTFGSRKPDFDGLSHLKIVTMILNEVLRLYPPSTILIRKVEKETKLGKLTIPPGVLLSMPTLFIHHDKEPWGEDAEEFKPERFAEGVSKATNNLVSFFPFGWGPRICIGQNFAMIEAKVALAMILQQFTFELSPSYAHAPYASITLQPQYGARVILHKAN encoded by the exons atggaggTATCAACAAAGTCATTTGTACTAGCGGCGGTTCTGGTCGTCCTGGCGACATTGGTGTGGAGGGTGGTGAATTGGGTGTGGCTGAGGCCGAAGAGGCTCGAGAGGCTCCTGTGGCAGCAAGGCCTCGCCGGTGAACCCTACACCTTCCTGTTCGGAGACGTCAAGGAGAACGCGCGGCTGCTCAAGGAAGCCAAGTCCAAGCCCATTGCCATTTCTGATGACATCAAGCCTCGCCTCTTTCCGTTCTTGCATCGATCCTTCCAAACCTATG GCAAAGACTCATTCATGTGGATGGGCCCAACACCGAGAGTGAACATAACAAACCCTGAACAGTTAAAGGAGATCTTCTCCAAGATATATGACTATACCAAGCCAACCTCCAATCCCCTAGTGAAGCTGCTCTTCGATGGACTCGCGAACCACGAGGGTGAGAAATGGGCTCGGCACAGGAAGATTATCAATCCGGCATTCCACATGGAGAAGTTGAAG CTTATGTTGCCTGCTTTTTATTCAAGTTGCACTGAAATGGTAAACAGATGGGAGAAATTGGTATCAGAGGAGAGATCGTGTGAGGTCGAAGCATGGGTCGACCTTCAAAATTTGACTCGTGACGTGATCTCTCGGACAGCATTTGGTAGTAGCTTTGAAGAAGGCAAAAGGATCTTTGAACTGCAGGAGGAACAAATTCTGCTCACAGCTAAAGCCCTTCGATCCGTATACATCCTTGGCTGGAG GTTTGTGCCAACTAAGATGAACAGGAGGATGAAGAGCATAGATAAAGAAGTGCGGGCTCTGCTCACAGACATCATCCGCAAAAGAGAGAAAGCAATAAGGGTAGGGGAAGCTGCTAGCAATGATCTGTTGGGGCTGTTGCTAGAGTCAAACATGAAGGAGAACATCGGGATGAGCCTTCATGATGTGATCGAGGAGTGCAAGCTTTTCTACTTCGCCGGACAAGAGACCACTTCGGTTTTGCTAGTATGGACCATGGTGTTGTTGAGCGTGCACCCAGATTGGCAAGCGCGAGCTAGGGAGGAGGTCCTCCAAACCTTTGGAAGTAGAAAACCTGACTTTGACGGGTTAAGCCATCTCAAGATT GTCACAATGATCTTGAATGAGGTGCTGAGGCTATACCCACCATCAACCATACTAATTCGGAAGGTtgagaaggaaacaaaactcgGGAAGCTGACCATACCACCGGGAGTCCTTCTCTCAATGCCGACTCTCTTCATACACCATGATAAAGAACCGTGGGGCGAGGATGCCGAGGAGTTCAAGCCGGAGAGGTTCGCCGAGGGAGTGTCCAAAGCCACCAATAACCTAgtctcctttttccctttcggATGGGGCCCTCGTATATGCATCGGCCAGAACTTCGCAATGATAGAGGCGAAGGTGGCTCTCGCCATGATACTTCAACAATTCACATTCGAGCTCTCTCCATCTTATGCACATGCCCCTTATGCTTCCATCACCCTCCAGCCACAGTATGGTGCTCGGGTCATCTTGCACAAGGCAAACTAG